Genomic segment of Oncorhynchus keta strain PuntledgeMale-10-30-2019 unplaced genomic scaffold, Oket_V2 Un_scaffold_2042_pilon_pilon, whole genome shotgun sequence:
TAAACTCACTGGTAAACTGTGGTGCGGTGCGGAGATAAACTCACTGGTATACTGTGGTGCGGTGCGGAGATAAACTCACTGGTAAACTGTGGTGCGGTGCGGAGATAAACTCACTGGTAAACTGTGGTGCGGTGCGGAGATAAACTCACTGGTAAACTGTGGTGCGGTGCGGAGATAAACTCACTGGTAAATTGTGGTGCGGTGCGGAGATAAACTCACTGGTAAACTGTGGTGCGGTGCGGAGATAAACTCACTGGTAAACTGTGGTGCGGTGCGGAGATAAACTCACTGGTAAACTGTGGTGCGGTGCGGAGATAAACTCACTGGTAAACTGTGGTGCGATGCGGAGATAAACTCACTGGTAAACTGTGGTGCGATGCAGAGATAAACTCACTGGTAAACTGTGGTGCGGAGATAAACTCACTGGTAAACTGTGGTGTGGAGGAGAACTCACTGGTAAACTGTGGTGTGGAGATGAACTCACTGGTAAACTGTGGTGTGGATGAGAACTCACTGGTAAACTGTGGTGTGGAGATGAACTCACTGGTAAACTGTGGTGTGGAGGAGAACTCACTGGTAAACTGTGGTGTGGAGGAGAACTCACTGGTAAACTGTGGTGTGGAGGAGAACTCACTGGTAAACTGTGGTGTGAAGGAGAACTCACTGGTAAACTGTGGTGTGGAGGAGAACTCACTGGTAAACTGTGGTGTGGAGGAGAACTCACTGGTAAACTGTGGTGCGGTGCGGAGATAAACTCACTGGTAAACTGTTGTGCGGTGCGGAGATAAACTCACTGGTAAACTGTGGTGCGGTGCGGAGATAAACTCACTGGTAAACTGTGGTGCGGTGCGGAGATAAACTCACTGGTAAACTGTGGTGCGGAGATAAACTCACTGGTAAACTGTGGTGCGATGCAGAGATAAACTCACTGGTAAACTGTGGTGCGATGCGGAGATAAACTCACTGGTAAACTGTGGTGCGGTGCGGAGATAAACTCACTGGTAAACTGTGGTGCGGTGCGGAGATAAACTCACTGGTAAATTGTGATGCGGTGCGGAGATAAACTCACTGGTAAACTGTGGTGCGGAGATAAACTCACTGGTAAACTGTGGTGCGGTGCGGAGATAAACTCACTGGTAAACTGTGGTGCGGTGCGGAGATAAACTCACTGGTAAACTGTGGTGCGATGCGGAGATAAACTCACTGGTAAACTGTGGTGCGGTGCGGAGATAAACTCACTGGTAAACTGTGGTGCGGTGCGGAGATAAACTCACTGGTAAACTGTGGTGCGGTGCGGAGATAAACTCACTGGTAAACTGTGGTGCGGTGCGGAGATAAACTCACTGGTAAACTGTGGTGCGATGCGGAGATAAACTCACTGGTAAACTGTGGTGCGATGCAGAGATAAACTCACTGGTAAACTGTGGTGCGGTGCGGAGATAAACTCACTGGTAAACTGTGGTGCGGTGCGGAGACTGGCAGGGTCCATATAATGCTGGATGAAGATGAACAGGACGACCATGAGAAGCACAAGGACGCCCAGTGTAGCAGACAACACCGTCACAAAGAAGTACCTGAGGAGGAGAAACATAGAGAAATGTGGCTTTGATCTCAATCAAATGTATTGGATTTAACCTTGTCCTTTTTATATGAGCCACAAGGTGCTTTCCAGTTACCCGGCCcagaccccaaagagcaagcaaagcAGAAGCTAAAGCAAAGTGGCTGAAATAAACTACATTTCAAAAGAACAATACTCAAAACAATATTTCCTCACAGTCTTAGTAGTCAACGTTGACTGAAATGGGCCGTCCTCCCATGCTTCCTCTTACCAGTAGTTCTGTCCCCCCACACAGTTGTTCAGCCATTTACAGTGGTGGTCAAAGTCTTCAATACACTTGTTGCACACACCACAGTGTTTCACTTTAGGGTCCCTGGAGAAAGACACAGAAACCACATCAACCTTGTTGATTTCTTcaatgagaaaaaaaacacaattgtATCTCAATTTTATAGTATAATGCAGCAGGTCATAAATATATACTTATAAAGGGGTAATCCTGAATTCAAACCAGAACAAAATGTCCGGCCGCCACTTTTAAAAGTGAATGAAAACATTTGACCAATTCCAGATTGCCCTTTTAACGAGACTTGTGTGAGATACATACACATTGATTTTACACAGGTAGCAGTGTAGGTTGTGGATAACATGTGGTTGTTTCTTCTTGTCAAAGACAGGCAGTGGGTTGGAGTAGCTCTTCTTGGCACGGACGCCTGCATCTGCTGGGTCTATAGACACGGCAGCTAGATGGGTGACCAGGTGCACAATGAAGGCTATGCCAGTCAGCTGCATAGTGGAAAGGTCAAGGGACTAACAAGGGAAATATTGATACAattgatcaaatagccacagcaTGAACCATAGTAGAATCCAAACCAGCTTGAATATCTGATTCTGTATTGACGGATGACATAGTGTCCACTCTCAGTCCAGATGTCATTTtcacagaccttacagtgacttCAAGTGACTATACGGTATACTAGTGAATAATATAACATTCAACTCATTCATGATCTTCTCACAGAAGATTCCATTGTGTGTGGAAGAGCCACACATAAGAAACGGGGCCTTTAGGAGAGCCTTCGAGGTACACAAAAGCTTCTCTATGTGAGGAGGAGTAGTAGTGCCAAGTCTGAATAAATCTACCCTTTCTGTTTCTGCCATCAACCTGCTCGTCTTTAAACAAAGAGGTGCAGCTGACATCATACTGCAGTCAAATCAAGACAAAAGAGCTGTGATGACAGTGGctttacatcccaaatggcaccctattccctacatagtgcactactttaggtcAAAAGttgtgtactatgtagggaatagggtgccattttgggacgcaAGGCAACACCAAAGCCTTCTGTGCAATTTATAGGTCTTGCTCTTCACTTAAAGCAGAAATATTTCAGGAACTGAAACCAAGCAAGACATCTCGTAGAAAACATCTGACCTGAACCCCTCGGTCAAATATTTACACTTATTTGAGTTGAGAATGACTTTCGGTACTATTCTATTGGTTCTACTTGTACCTGGAAAACTAATTCAAATGGTTCTACTTGTACCTGGAAAACTAATTCAAATGGTTCTACTTGTACCTGGAAAACTAATTCAAATGGTTCTACTTGTACCTGAAAAACTAAATCAAATGGTTCTACTTGTACCTGGAAAACTAATTAAAATGGTTCTACTTTTACCTGGAAAACAAATTAAAATGGTTCTACTTGTACCTGGAAAACTAATTCAAATGGTTCTACTTGTACCTGAAAAACTAAATCAAATGGTTCTACTTGTACCTGGAAAACTAAATCAAATGGTTCTACTTGTACCTGGAAAACTAAATCAAATGGTTCTACTTGTACCTGGAAAACTAATTAAAATGGTTCTACTTTTACCTGGAAAACTAAATCGAATGGTTCTACTTGTACCTGGAAACTAAATCAAATGGTTCTACTTGTACCTGGAAAACTAAATCAAATGGTTCTACTTGTACCTGGAAAACTAATTAAGATGGTTCTACTTGTACCTGGAAAACAAATTAAAATGGTTCTACTTGTACCTGGAAAACAAATTAAAATGGTTCTACTTTTACCTGGAAAACTAATTAAAATGGTTCTACTTGTACCTGGAAAACGAATTAAAATGGTTCTACTTGTACCTGGAAAACTAATTAAAATGGTTCTACTTGTACCTGGAAAACTAATTAAAATGGTTCTacttgtgtaacagtataattttaaaccgtcccctcgcccatacccgggcgcgaaccagggaccctctgcacacatcgacaacagtcaccctcgaagcatcgttacccatcgctccacaaaagccgcggcccttgcagagcaaggggaactactacttcaaggtctcagagcaagtgacgtaaccgattgaaacgctatctagcgcacaccgctaactaagctagccgtttcacatccgttacacttgtACCTGGAAAACTAATTAAAATGGTTCTACTTGTACCTGGAAAACTAATTAAAATGGTTCTACTTGTACCTGGAAAACTAATTAAAATGGTTCTACTTGTACCTGGAAAACTAATTAAAATGGTTCTACTTGTACCTGGAAAACGAATTAAAATGGTTCTACTTGTACCTGGAAAACTAATTAAAATGGTTCTACTTGTACCAGGCAAAGTAAATCGAGTGCAGCTCAAGTATTTGAAAGTGTTTGACCCCAGGCCCCCTTGAAACCTCTTCAACCTCTGCTTTCGACCCAGAGTCCTTGACTCCTTGAGTAAAGGTTACAGAGTAGGCCATGTGGCTCCAGGGTGAAGGTAGTAGTGGGATATAGATCCCAAAGCCAACTACAGCCATGTAGCTGTATATTGTCCATCCCACCAGCTGGAAGGAGTGAGGGGGACAGGCCCAGCCGTTAACCCTGGAGAGAGATGCCGTCGAGGGGGTCACCAGCTCATTCCTGCTGCTGCCGCGTGCAGGGGCCGTCCGCCTCAGCCCCCGCCCAAAACAGCTCATCTGGAACACAGAAGACAGTGACACATAGGATCAAGGTCCTatgtttgaacttgcaaccttccggttactagtccaacgctctaaccactaggctaccctgccaccccattcagtgcactactttaaaccaggacccatggTGCTctgtctgtagtgcactatatagagactaGTGTGCCATTTGGCAGCCCAGGCATTTCTCCTGAACACAATACCTGACCAGGAAAACCTCTCTCGTTATAGACTATGCTGACTAGGACCCTGGTTATAGACTACGACGACTAGGACCCTGGTTATAGACTACAATGACTAGGACCCTGGTTATAGACTACAACCCTGGTTATAGGCTACAACCCTGGTTTTAGGCTACAACCCTGGTTATAGTCTACAACCCTGGTTATAGACTATGATGACTAGGACCCtggttatagactataatgactAGGACCCTGGTTATAGACTATGATGACTAGGACCCtggttatagactataatgactAGGACCCTGGTTATAGACTATGATGACTAGGACCCtggttatagactataatgactAGGACCCTGGTTATAGACTATGATGACTAGGACCCTGGTTATAGACTATGATGACTAGGACCCtggttatagactataatgactAGGACCCTGGTTATAGACTATGATGACTAGGACCCTGGTTATAGACTATGATGACTAGGACCCTGGTTATAGACTATGATGACTAGGACCCTGGTTATAGACTATGATGACTAGGACCCTGGTTATAGACTAGACTATGACCCTGGTTGAGACTGATGACTAGGATCCAAAGTTCTTCATTTTTTGTGTCAAACGGCCAAGGACAACTTGCATCATCACACCAAAAGTGAAAGGGATGTTTTGTGTCTCTTTTAGAATGCACGATGCCACACTTGGTAGGCTGCGGTTACATTTGCCAGGGAAATGAGTTGAGTTGGAGCATGACGGCATCGTTACCATCCCCCACAACCATCCTGTATCAACAGCTTTTCTCACAGTGTCCATAGCGGTTCAGCATAATATCTAAACACTCTGGGCcaacgtcccaaatggcacccgattccctatataTTACAccacttctgaccaggacccatagcgcTCTAGTCGGATGTAGTGCCCTATAGAAAGAACAGAGTGCCGTTTGGGACGGACACAACTGTGGTCATAATATCCAACCCTTCTGGACGGTTTTTGGTTAAGATGAAAACAAATCTACTTCCTTTTCTTTGGACTATCGGGTTTTTAAAAACAGAAGTTCGTTTCACAAGGAGGATATTGCTTTGAGTAGTCAGGCAGGCACAACATTTTAACCTTTCCCAATCAATGCTCAACTTTTTCTATGACATTTACGCGGACAAACTCCTCCTATGCCACTATGTTTCTATCGTTATATCTGACTTAAAATGGTCCCTTCCTCGTCTTACCTTCTCCACTAAGCTGTCAAAATCATAATGACCATTCTCTTTATTCTCAAAATGCAATTGTCAGAATGTTAGTGGATGAAAAATGATGATGCTGTAGAGCTAATCGTTTTGTCATCATCACCTGGGCATTGAGCCAGCGCTTTGACATGGGCGTATGATCCTGTCTGCCTCCTGAGTTCATTGACAGGGGTTGAAATTCGGTTGCCTAGCAAATTCAGTAATAAATCCCTTTGGCGTATTCATTAAGCGCCATGCGGAAGAAAATGTACTGAAACTGGGAAAGACCAGTCTGGACTAAACCCTCGTTTTCGTTtgcagttgcaaaacgttttgctccGGTGTGGACTAATGAATAGGACCCAGGCTTCTTATTTGCGCTCCTGCCAATCGGATGGTTTCTCCGACTACACTGTTTTGCTAGGCAAATAATGTAGCCCTAGTTCCCACAATAGTTGAAACATAAATCGAGACAGGAAAATGTATAGTGAGTCAAATGGCTTTATTATATAGAAGCCATAACAAAATGCACCAACCGGACGTTTAACTGCGAATGTTCCATAATGCGTTGTGTTCATCTGTCAGTCACACACTCAACAACGCAAACACCACAATCAGAACTAAACATTTTCCAAAACACCAACGTGCACAGCTGCAAACATAAAATACATACACTGATTATACACATATCAAAATACATCAAATAAGCTGTTGAAGTTGACCTTTTTACATCTGTAAAGTGTATTCAAAATTATTAGAAAATTACTTACTTTTGTCGGATGGCGTTCAAAAACGAAAAGCACACTGTGATGACAAAAATAAATATTTGCTCAAATTAAGAAGCAGAATTCACCGTCTTGATTGCCCATAATTGTTTGTTTTACCCAATCAGTCGGACTTTTGTCTCAGCTACAGTCTCTTGCCAAAACGCAAAAGCGCACTGAATCAATTGGGAAGGCAACAATTAGGAAGCCTACTAGGCTAAATAAAATGTAACATACGTAAGTCCATAGTAAGATCCATATCAAATGAACTCGCACGGTGGGTGTCAGTCAATCATCATAAGTTGGAGAACTTATCTCGCGGTGCGACCACTGCTATGGAAACTGGCCTTGGAGAAACGCGCATGCCCCGTACACGGTCATAATAGAACTCCCTCTAAAAGGATGCCTTTTTACCAGGCTGACTGCACAACCAAGTTTGAGTATTTTGCATAcctaaaacatatatatttttttataaaaatgAAATATGTGTGTAACATATGCAGCCTAGAACTCTAGCCCTATGACCTCGGCATTGCATCCAACTTCATGTCGCCGTAATTAGGGAGATTCCTTTCCATGACTTGTTTGTTTCTGTTGAAGTAATTGACTTTACAGTTATTATGCGACATCATTTATAGCCTCCACAGAATAACGGGAACTGAAACCAGGTAAGACATACTGTGTCAGTGAAACTTCTGCTTTCTTAACAGACTCCTACACATACTTTAAAGCCTGCATCCTAAATAGAACcttgttccctttatagtgcacttttTGCCAGggcccatttgggatgcagcctttAAAGTATGTGTAGGAGTCTGTTccagttcatcccaaaggtgttcaatggggttgagagtACCCTTCACTGGATCTAAGGAGCCTTGCCAGAAccaagaaaaacagccccaggccattattcctcctccaccaaacgttacagttggcactatgcattggggcaggtagggtTCTctttggcatccgccaaacccagattcgtctgtcggactgccagatcgtgaagcgtgattcatcactcaagAGGACGcattttcactgctccagagtccaatggcggcgagctttacaccactccagccgatgcttggcattgcatatGGTGATatcaggcttgtgtgcggctgctcggccatggaaaaccatttcttgaagctcctgacaaacagttattgtgctgatgttgcttccaggggcagtttgaaactcagtagtgagttttacaaccgaggacagatgatttctATGCCGTACCTGCTTAAGCACTCGgttgtcccgttctgtgagcttgtgtggcctacgaCTTTGCGGCTTAGCCGTTGTTGCtactagatgtttccacttcacaataacagctcttacagttgaccgggccagctctagcagggcagaaatttgacaaactaacttgttggaaagctggcatcctatgacagtgccaccttgaaagtcactgagctcttcagtaaggccattctactgccaatgtttgtctatggagattgcatggctgcgagcgcgattttatacacctgtcagcaatgggtgtggctgaaatagctgaatccactaatttgatgggctgtccacatacttttgtatatatagtgtacattgTTCCTTTGTATCCTGTTTCTTACCTGTCCCTAATGGTCTGAATGAACCCTTTTCATAACTGGGCATAAACCAGCACAGACCTACTAACAACATTGACATTCATTTCAGTGTGATGTTTTGAACTCAACATTACAGTCTCTTTCCTCACAGTCACAGAGATACAGTGGCTGTGAGAAGAGACGGAACATTGTGACAGAACAACTGTGTTACCTTTCCATGAATACAAGAGTCCATTCTAGAATTGTCCTTAAATAGAACAGACAGTCCAGCTAAAACTGGGGGGTTGGACATGTAGCTTAGCAACAATAGCTCTTGGGTGGCCTGTAAGAGACTCCACTCCAACATGCTTGttccttttctcactaacagtgggcagccatgtaaacacagggaccagtccttttctcactaacagtgggcagccatgtaaacacagggaccagtccttttctcactaacagtgggcagccatgtaaacacagggaccagtccttgtcacactaacagtgggcagccatgtaaacacagggaccagtccttttcacactaacagtgggcagccatgtaaacacagggaccagtccttttctcactaacagtgggcagccatgtaaacacagggaccagtccttttctcactaacagtgggcagccatgtaaacacagggaccagtccttttctcactaacagtgggcagccatgtaaacacagggaccagtccttttctcactaacagtgggcagccatgtaaacacagggaccagtccttttctcactaacagtgggcagccatgtaaacacagggaccagtccttttctcactaacagtgggcagccatgtaaacacagggaccagtccttttctcactaacagtgggcagccatgtaaacacagggaccagtccttttcacactaacagtgggcagccatgtaaacacagggaccagtccttttcacactaacagtgggcagccatgtaaacacagggaccagtccttttctcactaacagtgggcagccatgtaaacacagggaccagtccttgtcacactaacagtgggcagccatgtaaacacagggaccagtccttttctcactaacagtgggcagccatgtaaacacagggaccagtccttgtcacactaacagtgggcagccatgtaaacacagggaccagtccttttcacactaacagtgggcagccatgtaaacacagggaccagtccttttctcactaacagtgggcagccatgtaaacacagggaccagtccttgtcacactaacagtgggcagccatgtaaacacagggaccagtccttttcacactaacagtgggcagccatgtaaacacagggaccagtccttttctcactaacagtgggcagccatgtaaacacagggaccagtccttttcacactaacagtgggcagccatgtaaacacagggaccagtccttttctcactaacagtgggcagccatgtaaacacagggaccagtcctttttttctcactaacagtgggcagccatgtaaaaacacagggaccagtccttttcacactaacagtgggcagccatgtaaacacagggaccagtccttttctcactaacagtgggcagccatgtaaacacagggaccagtccttttctcactaacagtgggcagccatgtaaacacagggaccagtcccagttttctcactaacagtgggcagccatgtaaacacagggaccagtccttttctcactaacagtgggcagccatgtaaacacagggaccagtccttttctcactaacagtgggcagccatgtaaacacagggaccagtccttttctcactaacagtgggcagccatgtaaacacagggaccagtccttttctcactaacagtgggcagccatgtaaacacagggaccagtccttttctcactaacagtgggcagccatgtaaacacagggaccagtccttttctcactaacagtgggcagccatgtaaacacagggaccagtccttttctcactaacagtgggcagccatgtaaacacagggaccagtccttttcacactaacagtgggcagccatgtaaacacagggaccagtccttttctcactaacagtgggcagccatgtaaacacagggaccagtccttttcttttcactaacagtgggcagccatgtaaacacagggaccagtccttttctcactaacagtgggcagccatgtaaacacagggaccagtccagtttcacactaacagtgggcagccatgtaaacacagggaccagtccttttctcactaacagtgggcagccatgtaaacacagggaccagtccttttctcactaacagtgggcagccatgtaaacacagggaccagtccttttctcactaacagtgggcagccatgtaaacacagggaccagtccttttctcactaacagtgggcagccatgtaaacacagggaccagtccttttcacactaacagtgggcagccatgtaaacacagggaccagtccttttctcactaacagtgggcagccatgtaaacacagggaccagtccttttctcactaacagtgggcataAACAcagggcagccatgtaaacacagggaccagtccttttcacactaacagtgggcagccatgtaaacacagggaccagtccttttctcactaacagtgggcagccatgtaaacacagggaccagtccttttctcactaacagtgggcagccatgtaaacacagggaccagtccttttctcactaacagtgggcagccatgtaaacacagggaccagtccttttctcactaacagtgggcagccatgtaaacacagggaccagtccttttcacactaacagtgggcagccatgtaaacacagggaccagtccttttcacactaacagtgggcagccatgtaaacacagggaccagtccttttctcactaacagtgggcagccatgtaaacacagggtaAACACAGggagggaccagtccttttctcactaacagtgggcagccatgtaaacacagggaccagtccttttcacactaacagtgggcagccatgtaaacacagggaccagtccttttctcactaacagtgggcagccatgtaaacacagggaccagtccttttctcactaacagtgggcagccatgtaaacacagggaccagtccttttctcactaacagtgggcagccatgtaaacacagggaccagtccttttctcactaacagtgggcagccatgtaaacacagggaccagtccttttcacactaacagtgggcagccatgtaaacacagggaccagtccttttcacactaacagtgggcagccatgtaaacacagggagggaccagtccttttctcactaacagtgggcagccatgtaaacacagggaccagtccttttcacactaacagtgggcagccatgtaaacacagggaccagtccttttctcactaacagtgggcagccatgtaaacacagggaccagtccttttctcactaacagtgggcagccatgtaaacacagggaccagtccttttctcactaacagtgggcagccatgtaaacacagggaccagtccttttcacactaacagtgggcagccatgtaaacacagggaccagtccttttctcactaacagtgggcagccatgtaaacacagggaccagtccttttctcactaacagtgggcagccatgtaaacacagggaccagtccttttcacactaacagtgggcagccatgtaaacacagggaccagtccttttctcactaacagtgggcagccatgtaaacacagggaccagtccttttctcactaacagtgggcagccatgtaaacacagggaccagtccttttctcactaacagtgggcagccatgtaaacacagggaccagtccttttctcactaacagtgggc
This window contains:
- the zdhhc11 gene encoding palmitoyltransferase ZDHHC11 isoform X1; translation: MSCFGRGLRRTAPARGSSRNELVTPSTASLSRVNGWACPPHSFQLVGWTIYSYMAVVGFGIYIPLLPSPWSHMAYSLTGIAFIVHLVTHLAAVSIDPADAGVRAKKSYSNPLPVFDKKKQPHVIHNLHCYLCKINVDPKVKHCGVCNKCIEDFDHHCKWLNNCVGGQNYWYFFVTVLSATLGVLVLLMVVLFIFIQHYMDPASLRTAPQFTSVMSNGTLLVFLSVGVMSNRTWLVFLPLVPMETGSESLLVVAFLTVMLATGSLLLLVHLLGFHIYLLLNNMSTYDYIITRRRKQASQQDIEMGFPQSSDSNAGPNHPQMEPSIDCDALLSDSVSCKNQETGTIASRPSGSFCSELDNFTKSSEKENGFYYGTELPTQIIPGEFTHPDYTR
- the zdhhc11 gene encoding palmitoyltransferase ZDHHC11 isoform X2, with amino-acid sequence MSCFGRGLRRTAPARGSSRNELVTPSTASLSRVNGWACPPHSFQLVGWTIYSYMAVVGFGIYIPLLPSPWSHMAYSLTGIAFIVHLVTHLAAVSIDPADAGVRAKKSYSNPLPVFDKKKQPHVIHNLHCYLCKINVDPKVKHCGVCNKCIEDFDHHCKWLNNCVGGQNYWYFFVTVLSATLGVLVLLMVVLFIFIQHYMDPASLRTAPQFTSVMSNGTLLVFLSVGVMSNRTWLVFLPLVPMETGSESLLVVAFLTVMLATGSLLLLVHLLGFHIYLLLNNMSTYDYIITRRRKQASQQDIEMGFPQSSDSNAGPNHPQMEPSIDCDALLSDSVSCKNQETGTIASRPSGSFCSELDNFTKSSEKENGFYYGTELPTQIIPGE